Proteins from a genomic interval of Leptospira bandrabouensis:
- the mpl17 gene encoding cell surface protein MPL17: protein MKQIRNLFILSLLVFLGSVGGIGFFATLAADPLDSHPIEISIKQKSPGKYELEMFLPKDFGFQMEAPHRIFLSGNDGLKVLNADLKLKGPVHPKKPEYFEYVKPLTFQVEGKGKLQVDAKLFYCNFVKNICIPAKVNKSFSI from the coding sequence ATGAAACAAATTCGAAATCTTTTCATACTTTCTCTTTTGGTATTCCTTGGGTCTGTCGGCGGTATTGGCTTTTTCGCTACCTTGGCTGCTGATCCCTTGGATTCTCATCCCATCGAAATTTCGATCAAACAGAAATCTCCGGGTAAGTATGAGTTGGAAATGTTTTTACCGAAAGACTTTGGATTTCAGATGGAAGCTCCTCACCGAATTTTTTTGTCGGGTAATGATGGACTCAAAGTTTTAAATGCGGACCTAAAACTAAAAGGACCAGTGCATCCTAAAAAACCGGAATACTTCGAATACGTAAAACCCTTAACCTTCCAAGTGGAAGGAAAAGGGAAATTGCAGGTGGATGCAAAATTGTTTTATTGTAATTTTGTGAAAAACATTTGTATACCGGCTAAAGTGAACAAATCGTTT